One Erysipelothrix amsterdamensis DNA window includes the following coding sequences:
- a CDS encoding phosphopentomutase, producing MKKFDRIITVVMDSVGAGAAHDAAKFGDVGTDTLGHIAEAMNGLNMPNLEQLGLGNLHNIKGVSPVSEPKAYYTKMIEASNGKDTMTGHWEMMGLYIENPFITFTETGFPKELLDELQERTGYEIIGNKAASGTEILDELGEEHMATKKMIVYTSADSVLQIAAHEDVFGLDELYRCCEIARELTMKDEWKVGRVIARPFVGEGKGAFKRTSNRHDYALKPFGKTALDSLKENGNDVISVGKISDIFDGEGITESYRTKSNEHGMEETIRITKDHDFNGFMFVNLVDFDAMYGHRRDPIGYGKALEAFDVQLGTLLQHIGDRDLLIITADHGNDPTHTGSDHTREEVPVLYYSPSLEGKGMLEKNNTFSDLGATIVDNFGAKPTEYGTSVLDQLK from the coding sequence ATGAAGAAATTTGATCGAATTATTACAGTAGTGATGGATTCAGTTGGAGCCGGTGCAGCACATGATGCTGCGAAATTTGGCGATGTAGGTACAGACACGTTAGGTCATATTGCGGAGGCAATGAATGGTTTAAATATGCCTAACCTTGAACAACTTGGACTCGGTAATTTACATAATATTAAAGGTGTTTCTCCGGTATCGGAACCGAAAGCATACTATACAAAAATGATTGAGGCTTCAAATGGTAAAGATACGATGACAGGTCATTGGGAAATGATGGGTCTTTATATTGAAAATCCATTTATCACATTTACCGAAACAGGTTTTCCGAAAGAACTTTTAGATGAACTGCAAGAACGCACAGGATACGAAATCATTGGTAATAAAGCAGCAAGTGGTACTGAAATTTTAGATGAGTTGGGTGAAGAACACATGGCAACGAAAAAGATGATTGTTTATACATCTGCTGATTCTGTACTTCAAATTGCAGCTCACGAAGATGTTTTTGGACTCGATGAACTCTATCGATGCTGTGAAATTGCTCGTGAATTAACGATGAAAGACGAATGGAAAGTTGGTCGCGTCATTGCTCGTCCATTTGTAGGTGAAGGAAAAGGCGCTTTCAAACGCACTTCCAATCGTCATGACTATGCACTTAAACCATTTGGTAAAACTGCTTTGGATTCACTTAAAGAAAACGGTAATGATGTTATTAGTGTCGGAAAAATTTCAGATATTTTTGATGGCGAAGGTATCACTGAGTCATATCGTACAAAGAGTAATGAACACGGAATGGAAGAAACAATTCGTATCACAAAAGATCATGATTTTAATGGATTTATGTTTGTAAATCTCGTGGATTTTGATGCGATGTATGGTCACCGTCGTGATCCAATTGGTTACGGTAAGGCCCTTGAAGCATTCGATGTTCAACTCGGCACCTTACTACAACATATTGGTGATCGTGATTTACTTATTATTACTGCTGATCATGGTAATGATCCAACACACACTGGATCAGATCATACCCGTGAAGAGGTACCAGTTCTTTACTACTCTCCTTCTTTAGAAGGGAAGGGTATGTTAGAAAAAAATAATACGTTCTCGGATTTAGGGGCAACGATTGTAGATAACTTCGGTGCAAAACCTACGGAGTACGGTACATCTGTTCTTGATCAGTTAAAATAA
- a CDS encoding tyrosine-type recombinase/integrase: MKTKANDFIHYLQFIDPKAALTVTSYRNDLKHYIDYLEHESISSLQSVDAEVIRKYIDDIKNDYAASTIQHKVVVIRQFHQYLLNSGQLQHDPTAFVSLKNKGTRLPTVVSDDTIRKLFSFERVTGKDYLDFAILLLLYRCGLRVSECVHLEFSQVYLEQKWLRILGKGNKERMIPLSADAIEGLSEYINNIRPQWLILPTEQVFINAKGKGISRQYIDSMIKSRCKEMGISTPISAHTLRHSFATAILDTGVDLRIIQELLGHQDISTTQIYTHVNKKTLKREYDQFLKGGFSNQGGNRDEEI; this comes from the coding sequence ATGAAAACAAAAGCAAATGATTTTATTCACTACCTCCAATTTATTGATCCTAAAGCAGCATTAACTGTTACATCTTACCGGAACGACTTAAAGCACTATATTGACTATTTAGAACATGAATCTATTTCATCACTTCAATCTGTTGATGCTGAGGTAATTCGAAAATACATTGATGATATTAAGAATGATTATGCCGCTTCAACAATTCAACATAAGGTTGTAGTTATACGACAGTTTCATCAATATTTGTTGAACAGTGGTCAATTACAACATGATCCAACAGCATTTGTTTCACTCAAAAATAAAGGTACACGTCTGCCTACAGTTGTTTCGGATGACACAATACGTAAACTTTTTTCTTTTGAACGTGTCACAGGTAAAGATTATCTAGATTTCGCAATTTTATTGCTGCTCTACCGGTGTGGCTTGCGTGTTTCGGAATGTGTTCATTTAGAGTTTTCGCAAGTTTATCTTGAGCAAAAGTGGTTGCGAATTCTTGGTAAAGGAAATAAAGAACGCATGATTCCTTTATCTGCTGATGCAATTGAGGGCTTAAGTGAATATATAAATAATATTCGTCCACAATGGCTAATTCTACCGACAGAGCAAGTATTTATTAACGCAAAAGGCAAGGGAATATCAAGACAATACATTGATTCTATGATAAAATCTAGGTGTAAAGAAATGGGAATTTCAACTCCTATTTCAGCACATACTTTGCGACATAGTTTCGCAACAGCTATCTTAGACACAGGCGTAGACTTGCGTATTATTCAAGAACTCCTCGGTCATCAAGATATCTCAACAACCCAGATTTATACTCATGTCAATAAGAAAACATTGAAGCGCGAGTATGATCAGTTTTTAAAAGGTGGTTTTTCGAATCAAGGAGGGAATAGAGATGAAGAAATTTGA
- the dinB gene encoding DNA polymerase IV encodes MAQVIFHIDINAFYASAHLITDSSLYGKPVVVCSNQRGSVVTTASYEARSYGVNSAMPLAQAKRLCPHLEVIEVDFELYQDLSVKFMNIIRSYSAIMQPASIDECYVDMTDVIKKYEKPLDLAVEIQKSVWEALRLPISIGVAPNKFLAKMASDMQKPRGITVLRIREVPQKLWPLSIDSMHGIGQKTVPKLKRIGIETIGDLAHFNPDHLKNILGINAQNFVQKANGYDHSVIDTDVTMKSIGQSKTFKDAMTELDEIRNAILNELGEVIRRMERQDVVGKTISFSIRLDDYKTATRSFTFDEYTSDQNLVFERLMSLYDEFEGEGGVSFISVTMTNLMPKDEIIEQLNIFDDLDEITVNDIIQRLNKELSQDLFKTTRSILKETRHENKSK; translated from the coding sequence ATGGCACAAGTAATCTTTCATATTGATATTAATGCATTTTATGCAAGTGCGCATCTTATTACAGATTCAAGTTTATACGGTAAACCGGTTGTCGTTTGTAGTAACCAAAGAGGATCTGTTGTTACGACTGCATCCTATGAGGCACGCTCTTATGGTGTTAATTCTGCTATGCCGCTTGCACAAGCCAAACGTCTTTGTCCTCACTTGGAAGTCATTGAAGTCGATTTTGAATTGTATCAGGATTTGTCGGTTAAATTTATGAATATCATTCGTTCATATTCGGCGATCATGCAACCCGCAAGTATTGATGAATGTTATGTTGATATGACAGACGTTATAAAAAAATATGAAAAGCCACTTGATCTTGCCGTTGAAATTCAAAAAAGCGTCTGGGAAGCATTGCGACTTCCCATTTCTATTGGTGTGGCACCCAATAAATTTCTAGCCAAGATGGCGAGTGACATGCAGAAACCTCGTGGTATTACAGTGCTTAGAATTCGGGAAGTTCCACAAAAATTATGGCCGCTTTCCATAGATTCTATGCACGGAATTGGACAAAAAACGGTACCGAAGTTAAAGCGGATTGGTATCGAAACAATCGGAGATCTTGCTCACTTTAATCCTGATCATCTCAAAAACATTTTGGGTATCAATGCGCAAAATTTCGTGCAGAAGGCAAATGGATACGATCACTCAGTAATTGATACTGATGTAACCATGAAATCAATTGGGCAATCGAAAACATTCAAAGATGCTATGACTGAACTTGATGAAATTCGTAATGCAATTTTAAACGAATTGGGGGAAGTAATTCGTCGTATGGAACGTCAAGATGTTGTAGGAAAGACCATATCATTCTCAATTCGACTTGATGATTATAAGACGGCAACACGTTCCTTTACTTTTGATGAATATACGAGTGACCAAAACTTAGTTTTTGAACGACTCATGAGTTTATACGATGAATTTGAAGGGGAAGGTGGCGTTTCTTTCATTTCAGTTACAATGACAAACTTAATGCCGAAAGATGAAATAATTGAACAGTTAAATATCTTTGATGATTTGGATGAAATTACAGTAAACGATATCATCCAGAGACTTAATAAAGAACTCAGCCAAGATCTTTTTAAGACGACAAGATCGATACTCAAGGAGACACGTCATGAAAACAAAAGCAAATGA
- the recN gene encoding DNA repair protein RecN, translating to MLTHLTIDNFVLIHHISVDFSDRFNVFTGETGAGKSLLVDALNFVSGQRSSASVVGKNGKSARVEVAFDLDKAINLKKKLVAFDLYDEDDEYAVISREMNLEGRSMCKINHRVVNLSTVKSCLDGVLDIHSQHETQYLLNSKNHLKLLDEFAQNETVRFSYNELFKKYQEAQMRLKNLENSNINPDEIAFAHFQLKEIQDLNPSIDDYQTIKDSLETLSNFEKTKSFVNDLEETLDGEQGVVGKLYDFLDIIDALRDQELQERFKNVYYEVEDIRDELVRYNSSLVFDEYEYNLLQDRVYQYDQLIRKYGTLERVFKKQNELIQQIEQAEHFDDFKTDLENEIEALYAKLLQAAQSLSETRLKAKNNLEQSIVEQLDDLLLENAQFVIALEKSDLTSDGAESAHFLVSMNKGIMPSPLERVASGGELSRLMLGLKTIFSSIYGVSTIIFDEIDTGVSGRVALKIGSKMSKLSQTSQVLTISHLAAVAACADHHYLISKAEVDEDVVTDIREITGEDRIQQMALIMSGNNTSASLHSARELLKEGQQLKWHK from the coding sequence ATGCTTACTCATTTAACGATAGATAATTTTGTTTTAATTCATCATATATCTGTTGATTTTTCAGATCGTTTTAACGTTTTCACCGGTGAGACTGGAGCAGGTAAATCGCTTCTAGTTGATGCACTAAATTTTGTATCAGGACAGCGAAGTAGTGCGTCTGTTGTTGGAAAAAATGGTAAAAGTGCACGTGTGGAAGTCGCTTTTGACCTTGATAAAGCGATAAATCTTAAAAAGAAACTCGTTGCTTTTGATTTGTATGACGAAGACGATGAGTACGCAGTTATTTCAAGAGAAATGAATCTTGAAGGACGGAGTATGTGTAAAATTAACCATCGTGTTGTTAATCTATCGACAGTTAAATCTTGTTTGGATGGTGTTCTTGACATTCATTCTCAACATGAGACACAATATCTACTGAATTCAAAAAACCATTTGAAGTTGCTTGATGAATTTGCGCAAAATGAAACTGTACGTTTCTCTTACAATGAACTATTTAAAAAATATCAAGAAGCACAAATGCGTTTAAAAAACCTTGAAAACAGTAATATTAATCCTGATGAAATTGCATTTGCTCATTTTCAGCTTAAAGAGATCCAAGATTTAAATCCAAGTATCGATGACTATCAAACGATCAAAGATAGTCTTGAAACACTTTCAAATTTCGAAAAAACTAAATCGTTTGTGAATGATCTCGAAGAGACGCTTGATGGAGAACAGGGCGTCGTAGGCAAACTTTATGATTTTTTAGACATCATTGATGCTTTACGAGATCAAGAACTTCAGGAACGTTTTAAAAATGTCTATTATGAAGTAGAAGATATTCGTGATGAGTTAGTTCGTTATAACAGTAGTCTGGTTTTTGATGAGTATGAATATAATCTTTTACAAGATCGTGTCTATCAATATGACCAATTGATTCGTAAATATGGAACTCTTGAACGTGTATTTAAGAAGCAAAATGAACTTATTCAACAGATTGAACAAGCTGAACATTTTGATGATTTTAAAACGGATTTAGAAAATGAGATTGAAGCATTGTATGCAAAGCTTCTTCAAGCAGCCCAAAGTCTATCTGAAACCAGATTGAAGGCGAAAAATAATCTCGAGCAGTCTATTGTCGAACAACTTGACGACTTATTGCTTGAAAATGCTCAATTTGTAATTGCTCTTGAAAAATCAGACTTAACATCTGATGGTGCTGAATCCGCACACTTTCTCGTATCGATGAATAAAGGGATTATGCCATCTCCATTAGAACGTGTTGCAAGTGGTGGTGAACTTTCCCGATTAATGTTAGGACTCAAAACGATTTTCAGTTCGATTTATGGTGTTTCTACAATTATTTTTGACGAAATAGATACAGGTGTTAGTGGTCGTGTTGCGCTTAAAATTGGATCGAAAATGAGTAAACTTTCTCAAACATCTCAGGTCTTGACCATTTCACATTTAGCTGCGGTTGCAGCATGTGCGGATCACCATTATCTTATATCTAAAGCAGAAGTCGATGAAGATGTTGTGACCGACATTAGAGAAATTACAGGAGAAGATCGTATTCAACAGATGGCGTTAATTATGTCTGGTAATAATACAAGTGCATCATTACATTCCGCACGTGAACTTCTCAAGGAAGGCCAACAATTAAAATGGCACAAGTAA
- a CDS encoding 1-deoxy-D-xylulose-5-phosphate synthase N-terminal domain-containing protein, which translates to MFEQFSKSYDFTSLTVDELEKLSDEIAVFLASKTRYEVDTIIENINVLETTLALHHVFDLNHDNIIFDGGKQVMVHKILTGRAEDLLLRNSGSMYLDDQNPMDRYSGGKPGEGLGVALAYAIEHPDVNNVIVLNDYALNYGITYETLVQISRFKPNLTIILIDEQQSLLRHYTSMDALIKSIRISKTYTGFKKDMKSLLDSNPISRPILATLTKIRDAVKETVLEPTIFKQFGVDYQGPMDGQNLKELIRVFELSKKYKGPHVIHVQTRLKNKKQRKLEFPTFKTDHDRADNYHTYLEAIDYQLTDIAQDDPDLYVLADTYKLKDYLPTFALTRPDHFIATSGSTQALVSIAHGLVQEGKHVIISIHASQVDGVVLQLRNQFSIKQCPITIIVNDSGLNLEGDTYRQGIFDLGVFANLAHFKVYMGKSIVDTISILEQIIQEPQISVLRIPTGLEYVAPETALTPIRGWQIENDFSIESAGVILSFGPSINSIKQRIQSNQLDIGLVNCSEILFVDHDILEKIISCKLKIVVYDVESTKSVLFQNVLRNLHQLKADNECIDLHVSCLHLNKTSKDAKSSQKIHINNVFDYFN; encoded by the coding sequence TTGTTTGAACAATTTAGCAAATCGTATGATTTTACGTCTTTAACCGTTGATGAATTAGAAAAACTCAGTGATGAAATCGCTGTTTTTCTTGCGTCTAAAACACGATATGAAGTAGATACAATTATTGAAAATATCAATGTACTTGAAACAACACTGGCACTCCATCACGTTTTTGATTTAAATCACGACAATATCATTTTTGATGGTGGGAAGCAAGTTATGGTTCATAAAATTCTTACAGGTAGAGCTGAGGACTTGCTACTCAGAAATTCTGGATCCATGTATTTGGATGATCAAAATCCAATGGATCGTTATAGTGGCGGAAAACCTGGAGAAGGATTGGGTGTTGCACTAGCATATGCTATTGAACATCCGGATGTTAATAATGTCATCGTTCTCAATGATTATGCTTTGAATTATGGTATTACTTATGAAACATTGGTCCAAATTAGCCGTTTTAAACCAAATCTTACCATCATCCTGATTGATGAACAACAATCGCTTTTAAGACATTACACCTCGATGGATGCCTTAATCAAATCCATACGTATCAGTAAAACGTATACGGGCTTTAAAAAAGATATGAAATCACTCCTGGACTCCAACCCCATAAGTCGTCCAATTCTTGCGACGCTTACTAAAATACGTGATGCGGTTAAGGAGACGGTATTGGAACCAACAATATTTAAACAGTTTGGCGTCGATTACCAAGGACCTATGGATGGTCAAAATCTTAAGGAGTTAATTCGTGTATTTGAATTATCGAAAAAATATAAAGGTCCCCATGTAATTCACGTACAAACGCGTTTAAAGAATAAAAAACAACGTAAGCTTGAATTTCCAACGTTTAAAACGGATCATGATCGTGCCGATAATTATCATACATATTTAGAAGCAATTGATTATCAATTGACGGATATTGCTCAAGATGATCCAGATCTTTATGTTCTTGCAGATACTTACAAATTAAAAGACTATTTACCAACGTTTGCACTTACCAGACCTGATCACTTTATCGCAACTTCGGGATCAACGCAGGCTTTAGTATCGATTGCACATGGACTTGTTCAAGAAGGGAAACATGTAATTATTTCAATTCATGCTTCTCAGGTCGATGGCGTCGTCTTGCAACTGCGGAATCAATTTTCAATCAAACAATGTCCAATTACTATAATAGTGAATGATTCTGGACTAAATCTAGAGGGCGATACATATCGACAAGGTATTTTTGATTTAGGTGTCTTTGCAAACCTAGCACATTTTAAGGTGTACATGGGTAAATCGATTGTTGATACGATTTCAATCTTGGAACAAATAATTCAAGAGCCTCAAATTAGTGTTCTCAGAATTCCAACAGGGCTTGAGTATGTTGCGCCGGAAACCGCATTAACTCCGATAAGGGGATGGCAGATTGAAAATGATTTTAGTATTGAAAGTGCAGGGGTTATTCTGTCTTTTGGTCCATCCATCAACTCAATTAAGCAGAGAATTCAGTCTAATCAATTAGATATTGGATTGGTAAATTGCTCTGAAATTCTATTTGTGGATCACGATATTTTAGAAAAAATAATTTCATGTAAACTTAAAATTGTTGTTTATGACGTTGAAAGCACAAAAAGTGTTCTTTTTCAAAATGTTCTTCGTAATCTTCATCAGTTAAAGGCAGATAATGAATGCATCGATTTACATGTCTCATGCCTCCATTTAAATAAGACTTCTAAGGATGCGAAATCATCTCAAAAAATTCATATAAACAATGTTTTCGATTATTTTAATTAG
- a CDS encoding polyprenyl synthetase family protein, translating to MIKDIDARLDAILEYYPKTSVVREAMTYSLMSGGKRLRPRLLLAMLEDFGCDYKQGLNPACALEMVHTYSLVHDDLPAMDDDDLRRFKPTNHKVFGEGVAILAGDALLTGAFTALSQSSLDSDVLGKCLEILARNAGNNGMILGQELDIDDHINHIDDLVACYNLKTGCLFAGAFEMAAVIAGKDSYQKLAHDLGLTLGVAFQFQDDLLEVTKTSEQIGKSNQSDAERDKTTVVSLLGVEKAHTLTESYFSNIKDLLKQMNIENGNLKQIIDEMMSREL from the coding sequence ATGATTAAAGATATTGATGCGCGTTTAGATGCGATTTTAGAGTATTATCCAAAAACATCAGTCGTTAGAGAAGCGATGACGTATTCGTTGATGAGTGGTGGAAAACGATTGAGACCACGTCTTTTACTGGCGATGCTTGAGGATTTTGGATGTGACTATAAACAAGGTTTAAATCCAGCATGTGCTCTTGAGATGGTTCATACCTATTCTCTTGTACATGATGATTTGCCAGCGATGGATGACGATGATTTACGTCGTTTTAAACCAACCAATCACAAAGTATTTGGGGAGGGTGTTGCAATTCTTGCGGGGGATGCATTATTAACAGGCGCTTTTACAGCCTTATCTCAGTCTTCTCTAGATTCAGATGTTCTTGGAAAATGTCTTGAGATTTTGGCGCGGAATGCGGGTAATAATGGAATGATTTTAGGACAAGAATTGGATATCGATGATCACATAAATCATATTGATGATTTAGTTGCTTGTTATAATCTAAAAACAGGATGTCTATTTGCAGGGGCATTTGAAATGGCGGCCGTAATTGCAGGTAAGGATTCGTATCAAAAATTAGCACATGATTTAGGTTTAACGCTTGGAGTTGCCTTCCAATTTCAAGATGATCTTCTTGAAGTTACGAAAACATCTGAACAAATTGGAAAGAGTAATCAAAGTGATGCTGAACGTGATAAAACAACCGTGGTTAGTTTACTTGGTGTAGAGAAAGCCCACACTTTAACGGAATCGTATTTTTCAAATATTAAAGATTTATTAAAACAAATGAATATTGAAAATGGAAATCTAAAACAGATTATTGATGAAATGATGAGTCGCGAATTATAG
- the xseB gene encoding exodeoxyribonuclease VII small subunit produces the protein MNKDFNFEVAMARLAEIANELEKDSLPLDQAIVLFEEGLNLSKQCQERLSGYENQVKALVQKHQGDQND, from the coding sequence ATGAATAAAGATTTTAATTTTGAAGTTGCAATGGCACGTTTGGCAGAAATTGCAAATGAATTAGAGAAGGATAGTTTACCTCTAGATCAAGCAATTGTTCTTTTTGAGGAAGGCCTTAATTTATCCAAGCAATGTCAAGAACGCTTAAGTGGTTATGAAAACCAAGTTAAAGCGTTAGTTCAGAAACACCAAGGGGATCAAAATGATTAA
- the xseA gene encoding exodeoxyribonuclease VII large subunit gives MITQDVITVTEFVNELKGVIDQHPSFKNVALVGELSNFKAHHSGHFYFSLKDDKSRITCAMFRRSASKVLFKPKDGDKVVIFGRCEVYTDTGTVQIYADRMNLDGLGDLYIQFEKLKKDFEDRGYFDPKHRKKIPKYPQRIAVIVGENSAAYADITRTLQERWPIAKQIDLLAYVQGDLASKSLVQQIQRAHNEHVDTIIIGRGGGSIEDLWAFNTPEVVEAIFKSEIPIISGVGHESDVTLSDFVADYRAATPTAAAVAATPNRIEMQVMIRDYKNQYYLAVRNKYLRRTGDFTSLIQSSALKDPVLFVERKQQKLDTLTVRITHQQVLFDESKRILALISNRMENSLSLKHNNSSNIINQYLGLSSASIQQKVTQSLQKFEMMQSRFDFYSQYIDRGIKQNQGMIEQYDERFYSVMERGLNLKKERLNDILKSLKYRSPLEVIQRNLNQGYIIPRVNDIHIVSTESVNVDDRIQLEFRDGFVVTQVISKESKDE, from the coding sequence ATGATAACTCAGGATGTAATTACGGTTACAGAATTTGTTAATGAATTAAAAGGTGTTATTGATCAACATCCTTCTTTTAAGAATGTCGCATTAGTCGGTGAGCTTTCGAATTTTAAAGCACATCATAGTGGGCATTTTTATTTTTCCCTCAAGGATGACAAAAGTAGAATTACCTGTGCTATGTTCCGGCGAAGTGCAAGTAAAGTACTTTTTAAACCCAAAGATGGCGATAAGGTTGTTATTTTTGGACGCTGTGAGGTTTATACCGATACGGGTACGGTTCAAATTTATGCGGATCGTATGAATCTTGATGGTCTGGGTGATTTGTATATCCAATTTGAAAAATTAAAAAAAGATTTTGAAGATCGTGGTTATTTCGATCCTAAACATCGAAAAAAAATCCCTAAATATCCACAACGAATTGCAGTTATAGTAGGTGAAAACAGTGCGGCTTATGCTGATATTACACGTACACTTCAAGAACGGTGGCCAATAGCCAAGCAAATTGATTTGTTAGCCTATGTTCAAGGAGACCTCGCTTCTAAAAGTTTGGTTCAACAAATTCAAAGAGCTCATAATGAACACGTTGATACTATTATTATCGGACGTGGAGGGGGTTCAATAGAAGATCTTTGGGCTTTTAATACACCTGAAGTCGTTGAAGCAATATTCAAAAGTGAAATTCCCATAATTTCAGGTGTTGGACATGAAAGTGATGTTACTTTATCTGATTTTGTTGCTGATTATCGAGCAGCAACCCCCACCGCTGCAGCTGTAGCAGCAACACCAAACAGGATTGAGATGCAAGTGATGATTCGTGATTACAAAAATCAGTATTATCTTGCGGTCCGTAACAAATATCTTCGCCGTACCGGTGATTTTACATCATTAATTCAAAGTAGTGCTTTAAAAGATCCTGTACTTTTTGTTGAACGTAAACAACAAAAATTGGATACCTTAACAGTAAGGATTACACATCAACAAGTTCTTTTTGATGAATCAAAACGGATTCTTGCTCTTATTTCAAATCGTATGGAGAATTCATTATCACTGAAGCATAACAATTCGTCTAATATTATAAATCAATATCTCGGTTTAAGTTCTGCGTCAATTCAGCAGAAAGTCACTCAATCGCTTCAAAAGTTTGAAATGATGCAGAGTCGTTTTGATTTTTATTCGCAGTATATTGATCGAGGTATTAAACAAAATCAAGGGATGATTGAGCAATATGATGAACGTTTTTATTCAGTAATGGAACGCGGGTTGAACTTGAAAAAAGAGCGTTTAAACGATATACTTAAATCACTAAAGTATCGTTCACCACTCGAAGTAATTCAACGAAATCTGAACCAGGGTTATATCATTCCGCGGGTGAATGATATCCATATTGTAAGTACTGAGTCAGTAAATGTTGATGATCGAATTCAGTTAGAATTTAGAGATGGATTTGTGGTAACACAAGTCATCAGTAAGGAGTCTAAAGATGAATAA
- a CDS encoding transcription antitermination protein NusB, with amino-acid sequence MVMSRYNERQNAMSAIYIHLLREQSMQEVLEDNRFVSEVGTFIQDFNLQDEMLQVVMNVEARKDIYSRAIDHYLTKWRFDRLGFIEQAILLMACAELELGYQDKVVIVNEAVNLAKDFSDEESYKLINGVIDAL; translated from the coding sequence ATGGTAATGTCGCGATATAACGAACGACAAAATGCAATGTCAGCAATTTATATTCATCTCTTGAGAGAGCAATCCATGCAAGAGGTTCTTGAAGATAATCGCTTTGTATCCGAAGTCGGTACATTTATTCAAGATTTCAATCTTCAGGATGAAATGTTACAAGTAGTCATGAATGTAGAAGCACGTAAAGATATTTATTCGCGAGCAATCGATCATTATTTAACGAAATGGCGTTTTGACCGTTTAGGATTTATTGAACAAGCTATTCTTCTCATGGCTTGTGCTGAATTAGAACTCGGTTATCAAGATAAAGTTGTTATTGTTAATGAAGCGGTTAATCTTGCTAAAGATTTTTCAGATGAGGAATCTTATAAATTAATTAATGGAGTCATTGATGCACTATGA
- a CDS encoding Asp23/Gls24 family envelope stress response protein: protein MSNEYVLIQNEKTGLGQIAISNNVINHIVQITVNENDAIFFEDGSGKKSLIVSNENGHVNVDLKVRVKYGKDVERVCRALQNDLQRNIELMVDFSNTSININVVGFKFN from the coding sequence ATGTCAAATGAATATGTCTTAATTCAAAATGAGAAGACTGGTCTTGGTCAAATTGCAATTTCGAACAATGTTATTAATCATATTGTTCAGATTACAGTGAATGAAAATGATGCTATCTTTTTTGAAGATGGATCAGGTAAAAAATCATTGATAGTTTCAAATGAAAACGGTCATGTTAATGTCGATCTTAAAGTACGCGTAAAATATGGTAAAGATGTTGAACGTGTATGTCGTGCATTACAAAATGATTTACAACGCAACATTGAATTAATGGTTGATTTCAGTAATACTTCAATCAATATTAATGTTGTAGGATTTAAGTTTAATTAG
- a CDS encoding DUF4303 domain-containing protein, translating into MVVSKRTAIANIKKETALFLEENMKHFIIDNASMEFYAMAVDVTPQNGMLSISLNTDFDFKKKLLQYRIQSQNDEYNQSDAIETLKFTTNEWHYQAFASMCPINEDLYNHYFSQNFESYLEVITICLIEFKDTQAYDMIPKGECFSILCKAEEEPYTRSLNRIQRIEEKILI; encoded by the coding sequence ATGGTAGTAAGTAAGCGAACGGCAATTGCCAATATTAAAAAAGAAACTGCATTATTTCTTGAGGAAAATATGAAGCATTTTATTATTGACAATGCATCGATGGAGTTTTATGCCATGGCTGTAGATGTGACCCCTCAAAATGGAATGTTAAGCATTTCTCTCAATACAGATTTTGATTTTAAGAAAAAATTGCTACAGTATCGTATTCAAAGTCAAAATGATGAATATAATCAAAGCGATGCCATCGAAACGTTAAAGTTCACAACCAATGAATGGCATTATCAAGCATTCGCCTCAATGTGTCCAATAAATGAAGATTTATATAATCATTATTTTAGTCAAAATTTTGAGTCTTATCTTGAAGTAATTACGATATGTTTAATTGAGTTCAAAGATACCCAAGCTTATGATATGATTCCGAAAGGTGAGTGTTTTTCAATCCTATGTAAAGCAGAGGAAGAGCCATATACACGCTCATTAAATCGGATCCAACGAATCGAAGAAAAAATATTGATTTGA